The Chloroflexota bacterium genomic sequence ATCACTCCTCTTGCGGCGGCCGCACACCGGGCGTTCCGAACGCCTGAAAAAGGAGTACTCGCCCGAGCCATCAAGACTATCCGGGCCTGACGCGCCTCGTCGCCGAAGGCCCGTTACATGATGTGGAGGGTGCCTGCTCTCCTGCCTAGCGGAGACCCCTCTGCCGTCCACGCGACCGTTTTTCCCGCCCTCTCTGCCCTTCCCATTGCCACGTCCAACGATCACCCGTTCGGCGTACCTGGCGCGTCACCCTGCGGCCTGGGGCCGTTCTCTAGCCCGCCACGCCGACCTGGAAGGCGTCATTGAGGGCGGACTTGGCGCGGGACTGGTCGGCCTCGCGGACGAGGCAGGTGATGCGCACTTCGCTGGTGCCGATGGCGAGGATGTTGACCTTGGCTTCTCCCAGGGCTTTGAACATCTGGCCGACGTAGGCGGGGTCGTTGAGGATGCCGGTGCCGACGACCTGCACCTTGTAGAGCCGTTCCAGGGAATCGGCCTTGCGCGCGCCGACGGCGGCCTTGAGGGATTCGAGGATGCGGCGCGTGGCGGCGGCATCGGCCTGGCGGACGGTGAAGGAGATGTCCGTGACCTTGTTGACGCCGGCGTTCTGGAGGATGAGCTCCACGGAGATGCCGGCCTTGGCGACGGCGCCGAAGACCTGAGCGGCGATGCCTGGCTTGTCCGGCACGCCCTCCAGCTTCATCAAGGCCCAGCCTGATTCCACGGTTATCTCTCGAACGCGCTGTCGTATCTCCACGCTGGTCTCCTCATAGGTCTCGGGACGGGCTGAGCCCGTCCCCTACTTGTTCTGTGCGATCATTGGTCGGCCTGCTGGCGCTGCTGGGGGAAGAGGATGATATCGCGGACGCTGGTTGCCCCGGTGAGCAGCATGACGAGGCGATCGAGGCCGAAGCCGAGGCCGCCGGTGGGCGGCAGGCCGTACTCCAGGGCCAGGAGGTAGTCGTCGTCCATGGGCTGGGCCTCTTCATCGCCTGCGGCGGCGCGGCGCTTCTGGGCCTCGAACTGCTCGCGCTGGTAGGCCGGGTCGGAGAGCTCCGAATAGGCGTTGGCGACCTCCATGCCGCCGATGAAGGGCTCGAAGCGCTCGGCGAGGCGCGGGTCGGTGCGATGGCGCTTGGTGAGGGGGCAGAGGCCCGCGGGGAAATCAGTGATGAACGTCGGCTCGATGAGGTGCTCTTCCACCTTCTGGTCGAAGATTTCTCCCAGGACGTGCTCCCAGTCCATCTTCTCCATGCCGTCCGTCTTGACGCCTGCGCGTGAGGCGGCGGTGATGGCATCGGCCAGGGTGGAGACGCCGGAGACGTCCACGCCGGTGTATTCCTTGATGGCGTCAAAATAGGTGAGCCGCCGCCAAGGCTTCGAGAGGTCAATGGCGACCTCCTTGCCGTGGACGGGACGCGCGGGCAGAACCATCGAGCCGTTGAGCTCCCGGGCGAGGTGCTTATAGAGCTCTTCCAGGAGCGTCATCATGTCGTGGTAATCGGCGAAGGCCTGGTAGAGCTCCACCATGGTGAACTCCGGGTTGTGGGTGGAGTCTATGCCTTCGTTGCGGAAGCAGTTGCCGATCTCAAAGACCTTATCGAAGCCGCCGACGATGAGGCGCTTGAGGTAGAGCTCCGGGGCGATGCGGAGGTAGAGGTCGCGCTTCAGCTCGTTGTGGTGGGTGACGAAGGGCCGCGCCGCCGCGCCGCCATAGATGGGCTGGAGGATGGGCGTCTGCACTTCCACAAAGCCCTGGTTGTGCAGGAAGGAGCGGATGAGGGCGGCGACCTTGGAGCGCTTGAGGAAGAGCGTTCGCGCATCGGGCTCTGCCAGGAGGTGGAGGTAGCGCTGGCGGCGCATGCGCTCCAGGTCCTGGAGGCCGTGATACTTCTCCGGGAGAGGCTCGATGGCCTTGCAGAGGAGGGAGACCTTGGCGGCCTCCACGGTGAGTTCGCCGGTCCTGGTGGTAAAGAGGTGGCCTTCGATGCCGACGATGTCGCCCCGATCAATGAAGTCGCGGAAGATAGCAAAGTCCTTGGTCTTGTCCACGCTCACGTAGAGCTGGATCTTGGCGTCCTGGTCTTCGATGTGGGCGAAGTTGGCCTTGCCCATGCGGCGCACGCCCGTGATGCGCCCTGCCAGGGTGACGGCGATGCGCTCCTGGCTTGCCGGGTCGCGCCGCTCCCAGAGGGCGCGGGCCTCCGTGATGGTGTGGCTGCGGCGGAAGGTGTGGGGGTACGGATCTATGCCGCGCCGGCGCAGCTCGGCGGCCTTTTCGATGCGTGCGGAACGTTCGTCCACGAGATTTCCTGACTATCTTTTCCCGGCCGCGGCGCTCACAGAGAGGCGGCAAGCGCGGCAGACAGATTGCGATCGCGTCGTTCTAGGGTACTACGAACGTTCCGACGGGGGAACTGGCTACCGCGATTTGAAGAGGTTGGGGAGCATGCGCTCCTGGCCGCCGCCATCGCTGCCGACGATGCCGAAGAGGCTGCCCGCCAGGCGATCCATATAGAGGCCCATGCCGATGACGGGCTTGGCCTGAGGCCACTTCTGCAGCTCGTCCAGGAAGTCTTCGTCCGGCTCCGGCAGGAGGCCGTAGCCCAGGCGGCGCAGGGCGTCCAGGTGCTTGAAGCGCACCATCTGCGCCTTGGGGTCCATCAGCTCGCGCTGGCCCAGGGCGATGCGCGCGCCGTTGTGGTAGAGCTCCCACTTCTGGGCGTGGACGCCGTCTTCTGATTCCGCGAGGGGGCTGGACTCCAGGGGCGTATCGTAGACGAGGACGGGCCCGGCAAGCTTGGGCGCGATCTTGGCGCGGAAGGCGTGGTCAATATAGTCGTACCAGTAGCCCTGGGGGCCGGTGCGGAGCCTGGCCTCCATGCCGCCGGCCTTATAGGCCAGGGCGGCGGAGGCATCGCGGAGCGCGGCGTCGCCGGCGCGGCTCTCCAGCGCGGCGGCGTGGAGGGCGACGCGGTCGCCCTTGGCGGGCTTGGCCTTGGGCTGGAGGAGGGCTTCCAGGTCGAACTTCGGGTCTATGCTCTTGAGCAGGTCGGCGTAGCGGGCGCGCTGCCAGGGGCTTTTGAGGCTCTTGATGCCGGCCTTCGCCTCGGGCGATTTCGCCATGCGGCCCTTTTCGAGGGCGGCGGCGGAGCGCTCGATGACCTTGCCCAGGAGCTTCTCCAGCGACCAGGGGTCCTTGTCCGTTGCATAGAGCTCCAGCAAGGTGAACTCGGGACGGTCGAAGCTTTCGCGGGGGTTCGTCTCATCGAACTCATCGCGGAGGCAGAGGGCCAGCTCGAAGATCTTGCCTGCGCCCTTGGCCTGGAGGCTGACGAGGAGGCGCTTGAGGTAGAGCTCGGGGGCGGCGCGGAGCCAGAGACGTTCGCCCAGGGAACCGGAGAAGGTGCTGAAGCCGGAGCCCTTTTCGAAGCCGGAGAGCTTGCGGTGCAGCATGGGCGTCTGCACTTCGGCATAGCCCGCCCCGCTGAGGGCCTGGCGCGCGGCGCTGATGAGCGCCATCCGCCCCAGGACGAGGCTTGCATCGAGACCGGCAGTCTTACCAGCCGCCATAATCGGCTCCTTTAGGCCTTGCCCTTGGGCGTCTCTTCGAAGCAGGCGCCGCTCATGATGGGCAGGTAGAGGATATCGGGCGAGAGGGCGCCCGGAGGCGTTTCACGGATGACGGCCTGCAGGGCGCGCTCCACCGCATTGAGCGAAGCGGGCTCCGTGGTGAAGTAGAGGTAGGCGGGAGCGCGCTCGAAGCCCTGGCCGGCCCTGATGGTGATGCCGCTCCCCCCAAGGTGCGCCGCGATGGTGGTGGCGATGGCGGAGCCGGATGTGCGGTTCACAAAGCGCAGGAGGTAGGGGGTCTTGAGGCTCTCCGCCCTGGTGAGGGAGGGCCCGTGGCCGTAGGGCTGAGTGCGGCTGAAGGCGCTGGTGGTGTAGGAGTAGAGCGGCGCCTGCTCCTGCGCGGAATCGCGCTTGCCGGCCACGGCGATCTGCCGGGCGCAGAAGAGTATATCGGCGATGACGGAGGAGGCGGTCTCGGGGCCGCCCGCGCCGGGGCCGTTGAGAAAGATATCGTAGGCCTTGGCGCCCATGCCGTTGGCGGAGACGGGCGATTCCGTCCTGAGGAGGGCGGCGTTGCCGGAGCCTTCCACGCGCGCCAGCGGGTGGGACTTGGGGACGGCGGCGGGCTGGACCCAGGCCACCACGTGGCCGCCGGTCATCTGCGCGCCGGCCAGGAGCTTGGGGGCGTAGCCCAGCTGCTCCAGGAAGTGGAGGTCGGGCGCGTCAAAGATAGCGCGGCTGCCCAGGGTGCTGCCGGGGGCGCTGCCCTGGCGGGCGATGCCCCGGACGTAGACGTCCTTGGGCTTCACGCGCACGCCGAAGGCAAGCCCGGCCAGGATGATGATCTTGCTCTGCGCATCTTCGCCGTAGACGTCCGCGGCGGGGTCGGCCTCGGCAAGGCCGGCCTTCTGGGCCTCCACGACGGCGTTGGGGTAGGCTTGGTCTGCGCCTCCGCCGTTTAAGGCGGCATCGCGCATCTTGGAGAGGATGAAGTTGGTGGTGCCGTTGATGATGGCCAGCATGCCGGTGATGCGCCCGCCGATGGCCGCTCCCATCACCTGCACCACAGGCATGCCGCCGCCGACGGCCGCCTCGCAGGCCAGGACGGCGCCGCGGGACTGGGCCAGCTTGACCAGCTCATAGCCGCTGCGACTGAGGACCTTTTTGTTGGCGGTGACGACGCTCTTGCCGAGCCAGAGGGACTCTTCGATCATCGCCTCCGCCACGGGAGAGCCGGTGACCTCGACGACGATGTCCACCTTTGGGTCGCGGACGATGGCGCGCCAGCCGGGGCCGTGGCCATCGTCATCGGCGTAAAAGCGAGGCTTGTTGCGCTCGTCCCTGCTGACGACCTTTGCGATGGCCTCTTCCGAAGCGGCGTTGGGGTTCTTCCGCGTCCGCCGCGATGCGCTCCAGAGGCGCACCTTGGCGACCGACGGCTCGCCGAAGCGCGCGCCGGGGATAGGCACCTCCAGCGGGCCCTTGGCGAAGAAGTCCAGGACGGCAGAGCCGACGACGCCGACGCCGATGAGGCCGACGTTGATTTCCAGCGGCTTCGCCGATGTGCCTTTCGTCGTCACAGCAGTGCGGCTCCAGAGGGAAATGCGGTCGCGAGACAGTGGTGCATAGGTTCTGTATTCTACGCGGCATAGGAGGGGCCTTCAAGGAAATTCTGTGTGAATGCAGGTAGCCTTGGAACAGGACATAAGGCCCACCCGAATCTGTTGGACGGACATAATCTTAGACTTGGACTAAAGGGGCTTTCGCTCATTCGTGCTACCCTAGTTGTGGCTGGCCTACAGAAGCGCGGCGGCCGCTAGCGAGGCAGAAGTGTCGAAGGCGAAGGCGCGAGAGATAGAACGTCGGCTGGATGTTGCCATAACCATTGGGCTGGAAGCGGCCCGCGGCACCCTGCGGCCCTTCTATAAGGGCAAGCCGAAGATCGTCACGAAGGCGGACGGCACGCCCGTCACGGAGGCAGATCGCCGGGCGGAGCAATACCTTCGCCGGGCCATCCGCAAGGCCTTCCCAAAGGATGGGGTCTTGGGCGAAGAGTATGGCGAGACGAAGGGAAGCTCCGGCTTTCGCTGGATCGTTGACCCGATAGACGGCACGCAGTCGTTCGTGCGGGGGGTGCCGCTCTATGGGACGCTGGTGGGCGTTGAGCTGGATGGGGATGCCTGCATCGGCGTCATCGTGGCGCCGGCGCTGGATGAGTACGTCTATGCCGCCAAGGGCCGGGGCGCATGGTGGGTGGCCCGTGGAGGCCGCCCCAAGCGGGCCCGTGTCTCCACCACGGCGCGGCTTGCGGATGCGCTGCTGTGCATCACCTCCGTCGGCGGCTTTGCGGATGCCGGTCGTGAAGGGGCGCTGGCGGGCGTTCAGCGGGCGGTCAAGCGCATCCGAGGCTTCGGCGATTGCTACGGCTATCTGCTCGTGGCGACGGGCCGGAGCGATGCGATGGCGGACCCCGAGATGTCGCTCTGGGATAACGCGGCGCTCAAGCAGGTGATCGAAGAGGCGGGCGGGCGCTTCACCGACTGGACGGGCAAGGCGACGATCTACGGCAAGGACGCTGCAGCCACCAACGGCAGGCTGCACGCGGCGCTGCTCAAGGCGCTGAACGGCTAGCCGCCGCGCTCCTCTGCTATAGTTTTCCTCCTATGGCCAAGAATAGGCGCAAGCCGCTCGACCCTGTTGACGTGCAGCTCACCATCGAAGAGATGGCCTTTATGGGCGAAGGCCTGGCGCGCCACGGCGACGACCTGGTCTACGTGGCGAACACGATCCAGGGCGAAGAGGTCATCGCGACGCTGCGGTGGAAGAGCCGTCGCTACCTGGAGGCGGAGGTGAAGGAGATCCTGAAGCCTTCGCCGCACCGGGTGACGCCGCCCTGCCGCTATTACGGCGAATGCACCGGGTGCCAGTGGCAGCACATCGCCTACCCCCACCAGCTTGAGCTGAAGGCGAAGCTCGTGGCCGATCAGCTGCGTCGGGTGGGAGGCTTCACGGAGGCGATCGTGCGGCCGACGATCGGCTGTGAGGAGCCGTGGGCCTACCGCAACCACGCGCGCTTCACCGTGCGCCGGGAGAGCGGCCAGCTGGGCTTTGTCCACCGGAGCCGCCACCGCTTTGTGCGGATAGACCACTGCCTGATCATGGAGGCCGGGGTGAACCGGCTCCTGGGCCAGCTCCAGGAGCGCTGCGGCGAGACGACCCAGCTCTCCATCCGCTACGGGGTGAAGACGGACTCCTTCCTCATCCAGCCGACGCTGAAATCGGACAAGGTCACGGTGCCGACGGGCCAAAAGCACTATGAAGAGGAGATGCTGGGCAGGCGCTTCCGGGTCGCTTCGCCATCGTTTTTCCAGGTGAATGTGCGCCAGGCGGAGCGGCTCATCGGCGTGGTGCGGGAGGCGCTGTCGCTCACCGGACGGGAGACGCTGGTGGATGCCTATGCGGGAGTGGGCACCTTCGCGGCGCTGCTCGCGCCTTCGGCGCGGCAGGTCATCGCCATCGAAGAGTCGTCATCGGCGGTGGCGGATGCGCGGCTCAACATCGAAGGGCTGGCGAATGTGACGCTGGCGGAGGGGAAGACGGAGGAGGTGATGGCGCAGATGGCGGAGCGGCCCGATGCGGTGATCCTGGACCCGCCGCGCACGGGCTGTCATAAGACGACGCTCGATTCCCTGGTGCGCCTGCAGCCGCCGCGTGTGGCCTACGTCTCCTGCGACCCGGAAAGCCTGGCGCGCGACCTGAAGGTGCTGTGCGCGAGCGGCTATGAGCTCATCGAAGTGCAGCCGGTGGACATGTTCCCGCACACGTACCACATCGAAGCGGTGGCGAACCTGCGGTGGCGGGGCGGCTAGCTTTCTCCGCCGGACTTCCGCTCCCACATGGTGAAGAACTGGTTGGAATCGCCGGTGACGATGTTGCGCAGCTCCTGCCGCTCTTTCTCGGCGACGGCGCTGCGCTCCTTGGCCGCCAGCTGCGCGAAGGTCTTGCCGCACGCCGCCACGAAGTCGTCGGCGTACTTGCCGTCGAAGAAAGCCTCGTTCGCCAGGAGCAAGTCCTCTTCGCTCATGGAGAGGAGGGCGCTTTCGGCAATGATGACGGAGATGCGCACATCGCCGTGCTTGCCCGGACCGGGGAAGAGGCGCTGGATGGCGGCCATGCCCTTGTCCTGCAGGACCACCTGGAGCGCCATGGGCAGGGCCATCGCCTTGAGGAAGCCGTTCCCCTGGGCGTGGAGGATCTTGGAGAAGGCCTCCTCCACCTCCCGGTAGTATTCGGGAGTCATGATCTCGTCCGCCCTCACCACGCGCATGGTGGGGTTCGCCTCATTGCGCACATCCACAACGAGGAGGCAGTCAATGTTGGGAAAGGCGCAGACGTGGACGTCCGCGCTTTCGATGATGCTGCCGCTCTGCTCAGCTTCGCTCACTGGGGGTTCCTTGGCCGCGTCCTCCCATTATAGGCCGGGGCTACGAAGCCTTGTTGTTCTTCTTCTGCGTCTCCACGGGTATCTGGTCGTCCGCCAGGAGCGGCGGAACCGAGGTGCTCAACACCAAGGTGTTCTCGATGCCCTTGAGGGCGTGGACGGTCATGGGCGGGATGCGCACGGTATCGAACTGCTTGGCCCAGAGATGCCCATCGCCCAGCTGGATATCCACGGAGCCGGTGATGACCACGTAGACCTGGGTGCAGTGCCGGTGGTAGTGGGGCAGGACGCGGGTGCCCGCCTTGAGGCGCAAGACCCGCAGGGCCGCCTCCTTGGTGCGCGTGTCCGAGACGACTTCGTAATCGCCGAGTGGCTCGATCATGGCCGCTCCTTTCCAGCCGGTGTGGCCGCGGGCAGGGTGGACTCGATGAAGGACTTGATGGCGGCGAAGTAGGCATCGCCGCCGGCGGCGTAGCAATCACCGTGGTCGGCGCCGCGCACCAGGTAGAGGCGCTTGGGCTCGGGCGCGCGGCCAAAGAGGCGATGGGCGTGCTTCGCATTCACGACGCCGTCGCCTTCGCCGTGGATGACGAGCAGGGGCGACCGGAGGCCGCCGATCTTCTTCAGCGAATCGAAGGTCTCGCCGAACATGGGGGCGAAGAGCTTGCCGGTGACGGCCTCCGCCGAGCGCTCCCGGACGGAGGTGAAGGCCGATTCGATGATGACGCCATGGGGGCGATGGCGCCGCTCCAGCTCGATGGC encodes the following:
- the lysS gene encoding lysine--tRNA ligase, which codes for MDERSARIEKAAELRRRGIDPYPHTFRRSHTITEARALWERRDPASQERIAVTLAGRITGVRRMGKANFAHIEDQDAKIQLYVSVDKTKDFAIFRDFIDRGDIVGIEGHLFTTRTGELTVEAAKVSLLCKAIEPLPEKYHGLQDLERMRRQRYLHLLAEPDARTLFLKRSKVAALIRSFLHNQGFVEVQTPILQPIYGGAAARPFVTHHNELKRDLYLRIAPELYLKRLIVGGFDKVFEIGNCFRNEGIDSTHNPEFTMVELYQAFADYHDMMTLLEELYKHLARELNGSMVLPARPVHGKEVAIDLSKPWRRLTYFDAIKEYTGVDVSGVSTLADAITAASRAGVKTDGMEKMDWEHVLGEIFDQKVEEHLIEPTFITDFPAGLCPLTKRHRTDPRLAERFEPFIGGMEVANAYSELSDPAYQREQFEAQKRRAAAGDEEAQPMDDDYLLALEYGLPPTGGLGFGLDRLVMLLTGATSVRDIILFPQQRQQADQ
- the rlmD gene encoding 23S rRNA (uracil(1939)-C(5))-methyltransferase RlmD, which gives rise to MAKNRRKPLDPVDVQLTIEEMAFMGEGLARHGDDLVYVANTIQGEEVIATLRWKSRRYLEAEVKEILKPSPHRVTPPCRYYGECTGCQWQHIAYPHQLELKAKLVADQLRRVGGFTEAIVRPTIGCEEPWAYRNHARFTVRRESGQLGFVHRSRHRFVRIDHCLIMEAGVNRLLGQLQERCGETTQLSIRYGVKTDSFLIQPTLKSDKVTVPTGQKHYEEEMLGRRFRVASPSFFQVNVRQAERLIGVVREALSLTGRETLVDAYAGVGTFAALLAPSARQVIAIEESSSAVADARLNIEGLANVTLAEGKTEEVMAQMAERPDAVILDPPRTGCHKTTLDSLVRLQPPRVAYVSCDPESLARDLKVLCASGYELIEVQPVDMFPHTYHIEAVANLRWRGG
- a CDS encoding inositol monophosphatase encodes the protein MWLAYRSAAAASEAEVSKAKAREIERRLDVAITIGLEAARGTLRPFYKGKPKIVTKADGTPVTEADRRAEQYLRRAIRKAFPKDGVLGEEYGETKGSSGFRWIVDPIDGTQSFVRGVPLYGTLVGVELDGDACIGVIVAPALDEYVYAAKGRGAWWVARGGRPKRARVSTTARLADALLCITSVGGFADAGREGALAGVQRAVKRIRGFGDCYGYLLVATGRSDAMADPEMSLWDNAALKQVIEEAGGRFTDWTGKATIYGKDAAATNGRLHAALLKALNG
- a CDS encoding homoserine dehydrogenase, encoding MSRDRISLWSRTAVTTKGTSAKPLEINVGLIGVGVVGSAVLDFFAKGPLEVPIPGARFGEPSVAKVRLWSASRRTRKNPNAASEEAIAKVVSRDERNKPRFYADDDGHGPGWRAIVRDPKVDIVVEVTGSPVAEAMIEESLWLGKSVVTANKKVLSRSGYELVKLAQSRGAVLACEAAVGGGMPVVQVMGAAIGGRITGMLAIINGTTNFILSKMRDAALNGGGADQAYPNAVVEAQKAGLAEADPAADVYGEDAQSKIIILAGLAFGVRVKPKDVYVRGIARQGSAPGSTLGSRAIFDAPDLHFLEQLGYAPKLLAGAQMTGGHVVAWVQPAAVPKSHPLARVEGSGNAALLRTESPVSANGMGAKAYDIFLNGPGAGGPETASSVIADILFCARQIAVAGKRDSAQEQAPLYSYTTSAFSRTQPYGHGPSLTRAESLKTPYLLRFVNRTSGSAIATTIAAHLGGSGITIRAGQGFERAPAYLYFTTEPASLNAVERALQAVIRETPPGALSPDILYLPIMSGACFEETPKGKA
- a CDS encoding ACT domain-containing protein; this translates as MEIRQRVREITVESGWALMKLEGVPDKPGIAAQVFGAVAKAGISVELILQNAGVNKVTDISFTVRQADAAATRRILESLKAAVGARKADSLERLYKVQVVGTGILNDPAYVGQMFKALGEAKVNILAIGTSEVRITCLVREADQSRAKSALNDAFQVGVAG
- a CDS encoding cupin domain-containing protein produces the protein MIEPLGDYEVVSDTRTKEAALRVLRLKAGTRVLPHYHRHCTQVYVVITGSVDIQLGDGHLWAKQFDTVRIPPMTVHALKGIENTLVLSTSVPPLLADDQIPVETQKKNNKAS